In Mytilus edulis chromosome 7, xbMytEdul2.2, whole genome shotgun sequence, a single genomic region encodes these proteins:
- the LOC139482025 gene encoding uncharacterized protein, with protein MDLFLKYSVVAILSSHVLAFKFNLTKVTSFPIKYPGFTSLYEIFDNTVNSSKYDLLISTFDPVPFSTDTVQIVSDVGKQLSSNSSNIIPKIVTTKVTWPNEISGVPRSVFNKTMVAIPDGFLVPFKTDGSISLVDIDGKGPYKLTDDQTGKWFYHRVVWKDMDLDGDLDILTCRAREPVIGIGKDSEMLWLENPGNYYTPWRPTVIAHGPDIFVIDAVLNTTDGPRDCLIAAQFFTSSLTIYWVDNKIANWTDASRIKSRVIDNSIGNVFDVTVTDLNNDGKPDLLVTNNGEIGSLYAYEVPSDFRSGDFKRHSIATGFKPGKSGTGKGAPGAAMPVYPNTKVNASKPSILLSGDDDGKAYYLEPVSNEPSDWLYSMMMFLDAGDGTVGELSFADVDGDSYVEVFAPSYSTNELFVYRFT; from the exons atggatttatttttaaaatactcaGTTGTCGCTATTTTAAGCAGCCATGTACTTgcttttaaattcaatttgacTAAAGTGACGTCGTTTCCTATTAAATATCCCGGATTTACGTCATTATACGAAATTTTTGACAATACTGTTAACTCTTCGAAGTATGACCTGCTTATATCAACATTTGATCCAGTGCCGTTCAGTACAGACACGGTGCAGATTGTTTCGGACGTAGGGAAACAACTCTCATCGAACAGCAGTAATATTATTCCAAAGATAGTCACAACAAAAGTGACATGGCCAAACGAGATTTCAGGAGTTCCAA GATCCGTTTTCAACAAAACAATGGTTGCAATTCCCGATGGATTCCTAGTGCCATTTAAAACAGATGGTTCCATAAGCCTGGTCGATATTGATGGGAAAGGACCTTACAAACTAACAGACGACCAAACAGGGAAATGGTTTTATCACAGAGTAGTGTGGAAAGATATGGACTTAGATGGAGACTTAGATATACTTACTTGTAGAGCTAGGGAACCTGTTATAGGAATAG GGAAAGATTCTGAAATGCTGTGGTTAGAAAATCCTGGGAATTACTATACACCTTGGCGACCAACTGTTATTGCACATGGACCAGACATCTTTGTCATTGATGCAGTATTGAATACAACAGATGGACCACGTGACTGTTTGATAGCTGCACAGTTCTTCACATCTAGTTTGACGATTTATTGGGTTGATAATAAGATAGCAAACTGGACCGACGCGTCTAGG ATTAAATCCAGGGTAATAGATAATAGCATTGGTAATGTATTTGATGTGACTGTGACTGATCTGAACAATGATGGTAAACCAGACCTTCTGGTTACTAATAATGGCGAAATTGGGTCTCTCTATGCATATGAAGTACCTTCAGACTTTAg ATCTGGAGACTTCAAGAGACACTCAATAGCGACGGGATTTAAACCAGGAAAATCTGGAACAGGGAAAGGAGCACCAGGAGCAGCAATGCCGGTGTATCCAAATACCAAAGTTAACGC ATCAAAGCCCTCAATTTTATTATCTGGAGATGATGATGGCAAAGCGTATTACTTAGAACCAGTAAGTAACGAGCCATCTGATTGGTTATATAGTATGATGATGTTTTTGGATGCAGGTGATGGAACTGTCGGTGAACTATCATTTGCGGATGTAGATGGAGATTCGTACGTTGAAGTGTTCGCTCCATCTTACAGCACCAATGAACTTTTTGTCTATCGGTTCACCTAA